Proteins encoded in a region of the Nonomuraea helvata genome:
- a CDS encoding serine/threonine-protein kinase: protein MPSSAPLMSGDPQRFGDLELLGRLGEGGQGVVYLARTSEGAHVAVKWLRRDQSDDAVSVGRFLREAEVARSVAPFCTAAVLGTGVELDRPYIVSEFVQGSSLQQIVQEDGPRTGPALDRLAIGTATALAAIHQAGIVHRDFKPANVIVGPDGPRVIDFGIARALDATSTFSDTPVGTPAYMSPEQIMGHTVGPASDMFAWAGMMVFASSGRAPFSNDALQPVINRVLNCPPDLGLLEEPLREVVQRCLSKDPAQRLTAEQVIKRLLGYPVPDSSLLLWGAKEAAPTDRSHVKRTKSRRPVVIGVTAAVALMLVLAGAAVLSPALRNNPPKAGPTTAAPKETAQAPRPAPSKITLPGGAITLYEQPSDPITLTAYEIYNKNLDDDVDYARQSRHGPFEKYPGNWESMVSPDGRYLAGRSQYYTSDDYDSVLITDRRSGSSFRVKTVREPLVSPIRGWSKDGSKVLLDIEKKVKGKKGADWITLGFAIVDVAGAKVSVVDVPDTSIQAGSFGWDGDGQGVVIVYGDDQGLRLFDASGKRTRDIPGVGSPAAGTRRVFSPSGKMFVTDCPRKADGDHCIWDTATGRRIRTFSSDCDKVLGWYDEAHLYCWELDNHASRSEVRVVAFDGKLVRKLLEVPEELDFTPYFTPSASS, encoded by the coding sequence ATGCCATCCTCCGCACCGCTCATGTCCGGCGACCCTCAACGGTTCGGGGACCTGGAACTGCTTGGCAGGCTGGGCGAGGGCGGGCAGGGCGTCGTCTACCTGGCCAGAACCTCCGAGGGCGCGCACGTGGCCGTCAAATGGCTGCGGCGGGATCAATCGGACGACGCCGTCAGCGTCGGACGCTTCCTGCGCGAGGCGGAGGTCGCCCGGAGCGTGGCGCCGTTCTGCACCGCGGCCGTGCTCGGCACGGGTGTCGAGCTGGACCGGCCGTACATCGTGAGCGAGTTCGTCCAAGGCTCCTCCCTGCAGCAGATCGTCCAGGAGGACGGCCCGCGGACCGGGCCCGCCCTGGACCGGCTGGCCATCGGCACGGCCACCGCGCTGGCCGCGATCCATCAGGCCGGGATCGTGCATCGTGACTTCAAGCCGGCCAACGTCATCGTCGGCCCGGACGGGCCGCGGGTGATCGATTTCGGCATCGCCCGCGCGCTGGACGCCACCTCGACGTTCAGCGACACGCCGGTCGGCACGCCCGCGTACATGTCTCCCGAGCAGATCATGGGGCACACGGTCGGACCGGCGTCCGACATGTTCGCCTGGGCCGGCATGATGGTCTTCGCGTCCAGCGGGCGGGCACCGTTCAGCAACGACGCCCTGCAACCGGTCATCAACCGGGTGCTCAACTGCCCGCCCGATCTGGGGCTGCTCGAAGAGCCGCTGCGCGAAGTGGTGCAGAGGTGCCTTTCCAAGGATCCGGCCCAGCGGCTGACGGCCGAGCAGGTGATCAAGCGGCTGCTGGGGTACCCCGTGCCCGACTCGAGCCTCCTCCTGTGGGGCGCCAAGGAGGCCGCGCCGACCGACCGGTCCCACGTCAAGCGGACGAAGAGCAGGAGACCTGTCGTCATCGGCGTCACAGCGGCGGTCGCCCTGATGCTCGTGCTCGCCGGGGCCGCCGTGCTGAGCCCGGCACTGCGGAACAACCCACCCAAGGCGGGACCCACGACCGCGGCACCGAAGGAGACGGCTCAGGCGCCGAGGCCCGCGCCCTCGAAGATCACACTACCCGGGGGAGCGATCACCCTGTACGAGCAGCCGTCCGATCCGATCACGCTGACGGCGTACGAGATCTACAACAAGAACCTCGACGACGACGTCGACTACGCCAGGCAATCGCGGCACGGCCCGTTCGAGAAGTACCCCGGCAACTGGGAGTCGATGGTCTCCCCCGACGGCCGCTACCTCGCGGGCCGATCCCAGTACTACACCTCGGACGACTACGACTCGGTTCTCATCACCGACAGGAGGTCGGGCTCGAGTTTCCGGGTCAAGACCGTACGCGAACCGCTGGTCAGCCCGATCCGCGGCTGGTCCAAGGACGGCTCGAAGGTCCTGCTCGACATCGAGAAAAAGGTGAAGGGCAAGAAGGGCGCAGACTGGATCACCCTGGGCTTCGCCATCGTCGACGTGGCCGGGGCCAAGGTCAGCGTCGTCGACGTGCCCGACACCTCGATCCAGGCCGGCTCCTTCGGCTGGGACGGCGACGGGCAGGGCGTGGTCATCGTCTACGGCGACGACCAGGGGCTGCGACTCTTCGACGCCTCCGGCAAGCGCACGCGCGACATCCCGGGCGTCGGGTCACCGGCGGCCGGCACCAGGCGCGTCTTCTCGCCCTCGGGCAAGATGTTCGTCACCGACTGCCCGCGGAAGGCCGACGGCGACCACTGTATCTGGGACACCGCCACCGGCCGGCGGATCCGCACGTTCTCCTCCGACTGCGACAAGGTGCTCGGCTGGTACGACGAGGCGCACCTCTACTGCTGGGAGCTGGACAACCACGCCTC
- a CDS encoding ABC transporter ATP-binding protein, protein MNPMQAVDLSSVTKHYAHGVTALDDVSIGFGAGTFTAVMGPSGSGKSTLLQCAAGLDRPDTGRVIVDGRDLATLGDRKLTLLRRDRIGFVFQSFNLLPSLTAAQNVALPLRLAGRRPDAQQVRQSLAAVGLAERANHRPAEMSGGQQQRVAIARALVTRPAVLFADEPTGALDANTSREVLRLMRDLVDRQAQTIIMVTHDPVAASHADRVVFLADGRVYGELHDLSAEQIATRMLQLEASC, encoded by the coding sequence ATGAATCCCATGCAAGCGGTCGACCTGTCCTCGGTCACCAAACACTACGCACACGGCGTCACAGCGCTCGACGACGTGTCTATCGGCTTCGGCGCCGGCACGTTCACCGCCGTGATGGGGCCGTCAGGGTCGGGCAAGTCGACGTTGCTGCAGTGCGCCGCCGGGCTGGACCGGCCGGACACGGGGCGGGTGATCGTGGACGGCCGGGACCTGGCGACGCTCGGCGACAGGAAGCTGACGCTGCTGCGGCGTGATCGGATCGGGTTCGTGTTCCAGTCCTTCAACCTGCTGCCGTCGCTCACCGCCGCCCAGAACGTCGCCCTGCCGCTGCGCCTGGCCGGCCGCCGGCCCGACGCCCAGCAGGTGCGCCAGAGCCTGGCCGCCGTGGGCCTGGCCGAGCGCGCGAACCACCGGCCCGCCGAGATGTCCGGCGGCCAGCAGCAGCGCGTCGCCATCGCCCGCGCCCTGGTCACCCGGCCCGCCGTGCTGTTCGCCGACGAGCCCACCGGCGCCCTGGACGCCAACACCAGCCGCGAGGTGCTGCGCCTGATGCGCGACCTGGTCGACCGGCAGGCACAGACGATCATCATGGTCACCCACGACCCGGTGGCCGCCTCCCACGCCGACCGCGTGGTGTTCCTGGCCGACGGCCGGGTCTACGGCGAGCTCCACGACCTCTCCGCCGAGCAGATCGCGACCCGGATGCTGCAGCTGGAGGCGTCGTGCTGA
- a CDS encoding FtsX-like permease family protein, translated as MLRIAWSTLRTRWLSFAGTFVALALGATLMAALGQVLASSVSSPDRGPQRYAAAPVVVVPDERLTVRSPFGRSSAPLAEPRGLAPELAARLPGAVRDRVFPAQLAGGPPAVGRPWSAARTAPQRLSAGRAPAADDEIVVTAGAQVGRRVRVVTAAGARPYRVVGIASAGPQPTVFFTDERAAALSPRIDALAVWRPAAEVRAALGAAAEPETALGAAAGPGSGLGSPAGSPPVPGGTGSPAVSNKVRVLTGQDRALLDPSREADERARNNADTIAGIAAGFAGFIAIFVVSSTFAFAVGQRQREFALLRTIGATAGQVRRMVYGEALLIAVAASALGASIGPLATRPILDRLSALGMAPAWLVPSTSSVPSYLAFGTGVLVAVVGVVVAARRAGRVRPAEALREAAVEPKSMTIGRWIAGGGLLATAVISMLVNAVTDPGGATNNKTFMPIVMLLIASVGLLAPVFVRPVTNLLAAPLGRLRGAGGLVVPAGAVVSTRRTAATAAPVLVTVALAATLLGGAAMTDATKSAMQTAPVRADYLVLPAGTGGLDRQLVERLRTVPGADVTTMTTTSLYTLEGEGTQIVERPAEAVDPATLTTALSVPVSAGSLAELRDDTIAVSPTWELGLGQRVKMWRADGSQVSLKVVALLGTGSAADSYVTPAHAFSALPSAAYVKLRPGASATEVGRALEQAAKGHNARAATKAAWAATAADRRASASRLGLLAVLGIMLSYTVIALVNTLLMAAPDRAPEHGALRLLGATKAQLLRYVMAEALLVVAVGVILAAVATALGLLGLYAALVQLTGPGAVDVPWQPVTGVIGLCAVLAVLAAVLPASRTKGVAIPRA; from the coding sequence GTGCTGAGGATCGCCTGGTCCACGCTGCGTACCCGGTGGCTCTCCTTCGCCGGCACGTTCGTCGCCCTGGCGCTCGGCGCGACCCTGATGGCGGCGCTCGGGCAGGTGCTCGCCTCCAGCGTCTCCTCGCCCGACCGGGGCCCGCAGCGGTACGCCGCCGCGCCCGTCGTGGTCGTGCCCGACGAGCGGCTCACGGTGCGGAGCCCGTTCGGCCGGAGCAGCGCCCCGCTGGCCGAGCCACGGGGGCTGGCTCCCGAACTGGCCGCCCGCCTGCCCGGGGCCGTGAGGGACCGGGTCTTCCCCGCGCAGCTCGCCGGGGGCCCGCCCGCCGTCGGCCGTCCCTGGTCCGCGGCCCGTACGGCGCCGCAGCGGTTGTCCGCGGGAAGGGCGCCCGCGGCGGACGACGAGATCGTCGTCACCGCCGGCGCCCAGGTGGGCCGGCGGGTGCGGGTGGTGACCGCGGCGGGGGCCCGGCCGTACCGGGTGGTGGGGATCGCCTCGGCGGGGCCGCAGCCCACGGTGTTCTTCACCGACGAACGCGCCGCCGCGCTGTCGCCGCGCATCGACGCGCTGGCCGTGTGGCGGCCCGCCGCCGAGGTACGCGCCGCCCTGGGCGCGGCGGCCGAGCCGGAGACCGCCCTGGGCGCGGCGGCCGGGCCGGGATCCGGCCTGGGCTCGCCGGCCGGCTCCCCACCTGTTCCGGGCGGAACCGGGAGCCCGGCGGTCTCCAACAAGGTCAGGGTGCTGACCGGGCAGGACCGGGCGCTGCTCGACCCGTCCCGCGAGGCGGACGAGCGGGCACGGAACAACGCCGACACGATCGCCGGAATCGCCGCGGGTTTCGCGGGATTCATCGCCATCTTCGTGGTCTCCTCCACCTTCGCCTTCGCGGTCGGCCAGCGGCAGCGCGAGTTCGCCCTGCTCCGCACCATCGGCGCGACCGCCGGGCAGGTCAGGCGCATGGTGTACGGCGAGGCCCTCCTGATCGCGGTCGCCGCCTCGGCGCTCGGCGCGTCGATCGGCCCGCTGGCCACCCGGCCGATCCTGGACCGGCTGAGCGCCCTCGGGATGGCGCCCGCCTGGCTCGTGCCCTCGACGTCCTCGGTGCCCTCGTACCTGGCCTTCGGCACGGGTGTGCTGGTCGCCGTGGTCGGCGTGGTCGTCGCCGCGCGGCGGGCGGGCCGGGTGCGGCCCGCGGAGGCGCTGCGCGAGGCGGCGGTGGAGCCGAAGAGCATGACGATCGGGCGCTGGATCGCCGGAGGCGGGCTGCTCGCCACCGCGGTCATCAGCATGCTCGTCAACGCCGTCACCGACCCGGGCGGCGCGACCAACAACAAGACGTTCATGCCCATCGTCATGCTGCTCATCGCCTCCGTCGGGCTGCTCGCCCCGGTCTTCGTCCGGCCGGTCACGAACCTCCTCGCCGCCCCGCTCGGACGGCTGCGCGGCGCGGGCGGCCTCGTGGTCCCCGCCGGCGCCGTCGTCTCGACGCGGCGCACCGCCGCCACGGCCGCGCCGGTCCTGGTCACCGTGGCGCTGGCCGCGACGCTGCTCGGCGGGGCGGCGATGACCGACGCCACCAAGTCGGCCATGCAGACCGCCCCCGTACGCGCTGACTACCTGGTGCTGCCCGCGGGCACGGGCGGGCTGGACCGGCAGCTCGTCGAACGCCTGCGCACCGTCCCCGGCGCCGACGTCACCACCATGACCACGACCAGCCTCTACACGCTCGAAGGCGAGGGCACCCAGATCGTCGAGCGGCCCGCCGAGGCCGTGGACCCGGCCACGCTCACGACCGCGCTGTCGGTGCCCGTGAGCGCCGGATCGCTCGCGGAGCTGCGGGACGACACGATCGCGGTCTCCCCCACCTGGGAGCTGGGTCTGGGGCAGCGGGTGAAGATGTGGCGGGCGGACGGCAGCCAGGTCAGCCTGAAGGTCGTCGCGCTGCTCGGCACCGGCTCCGCGGCGGACTCGTACGTCACCCCGGCGCACGCCTTCTCGGCCCTGCCCTCCGCCGCCTACGTGAAGCTGCGCCCCGGCGCCTCCGCCACCGAGGTCGGGAGGGCGTTGGAACAGGCCGCCAAGGGACACAACGCCCGCGCCGCGACCAAGGCCGCCTGGGCCGCGACCGCCGCCGACCGCCGCGCCTCCGCCAGCCGCCTCGGCCTGCTGGCCGTGCTCGGCATCATGCTGAGCTACACCGTGATCGCCCTGGTCAACACGTTGCTGATGGCGGCCCCCGACCGGGCGCCGGAGCACGGCGCGCTGCGGCTGCTCGGCGCGACCAAGGCCCAGCTCCTGCGGTACGTCATGGCGGAGGCCCTGCTGGTGGTGGCGGTGGGCGTGATCCTGGCCGCCGTGGCCACCGCGCTCGGGCTGCTCGGACTGTACGCCGCGCTGGTGCAGCTGACCGGTCCCGGCGCGGTCGACGTGCCGTGGCAGCCTGTCACCGGGGTGATCGGCCTCTGCGCGGTGCTCGCCGTACTGGCGGCCGTCCTGCCCGCGAGCCGGACCAAGGGGGTGGCGATCCCCCGGGCCTGA